The DNA region GTCGCCAGCAGTCAGCCCGGCGTCGGCGCCACCAGCGTCGCCGTCAATCTGGCGGCGCTGTGGAACGATGGCAAGCAGCGCGCGCTGTTGGTCGACGCCGATCTGGCGGCCGCCGGCGCCACTGCTCTGTGCGACATGCAGCCGAGCCGAACGCTGTGCGACGTGCTCTTGGGACGCTACTCATTGGAAGACGCCATCTCCGCAGGCCCCGGCAGCTTGCCGGTCGTCTGCGGCCTGTGGGGCAGCGAACTACTCGTATCGCAAACCGTGGCGGCCGCGCAGCAGTTGATCGAACCGCTGTTGGCGCTGGCCAACTTTCATGTCGTGCTCGCCGATGTAGGCCACGCGCGCTCGGCGCTGGCGCGCGAACTATGGCGCGCGGCCGACCTGACGCTGCTCGTGACCACGCCTGACAACCCGGCGGTGGTCAACGCCTATGGCGCCATCAAACAACAGGCGGCCAGCGGCTGCGCCACGCCGGTGCGCCTGCTGGTCAACCAGGCCGCCACCGACCGCCTGGCCCGCGACGTGGCCGAGCGATTGCAAGCATCGGCGCGCCGCTTCCTCGGCGCCGATGTCGCCCTGGCGGGCAGGATTCCCTTCGATCCGGCGCTCAAGCTGGCCGGACGGCATCGACAATTACTGGCGCAGACCGAACGCGACGCGCCGGCCCCCCGCGCGCTGACCCACACACGCGACGCGCTACAGGCCCACTGGGCCCGCGCCGCCACCGACCCATCCAACGAAAAACCAGCGCGGGAGCGCGCGGACAATTGCCCAATTTACGTACACGGAAAATCGCGCACAGAATCACTAAACGACGAGGTGTTGCTAGGCCGATAACAGTCGAGCACTATCGGCACTTCACCGATAGTCAAACTGTAACGGCAAGATTGAGTTTACTGGCGACGGGAGTCGGGCATCGTGGGCCGAGCCTATGCGGGCGTTCTCGGTCCTCTGGCAATGGCCACGATGTTGGCTCGGGAAGCGTCCTCCAGCGGGAACGCGAGCACGATGCTCCTTCACGCCTGGCTGTCGTTGGTGGTGTTCGCCCTCTTGGGTTCCATCATCGGCTTTCTAGCCGGCCGGATCGTGGAAGATTCGGTCCGGACGGAAATGTTGGCCGAGAAGGCAGCCTTGGCGGCGAGCGAATCGCTTCCGCGCGGCGCGGCGACTTAGTCGCTTCGCTCGCGGCAAACGACTCGCCCGCCTGGACGAACCGCTCAAACGCACGCTTCGCGCTAGTCAGTCACGGAGGATTGCATGACGACGCTGCTCGCTGTCGGTCGAATTCGTACGCACGTCGAAGAAGACATTCAAGAAGTCTGGAAGGCCTTCAAGGCCGACCCAGAAAACGAGCCGCTGCGTAATCGACTCATCGAGCAGTATCTGCCGCTGGTCAAGTACAACGGCGAACGCATCTGGTCGCGCCTGCCCGAAGGGGTGGAGCTGGACGACCTGGTGTCGGCCGGCGTGTTTGGCCTGATGGACGCGATCGACGCCTTCGACATGTCGCGCGGCGTGAAGTTCGAAACCTACTGCGTGCCGCGCATTCGCGGAGCCATGCTCGACGAGTTGCGCAGCATGGACTGGGTGCCGCGACTGGTGCGTTCGAAGTCGAGCAAGCTCAACGAAGGCATCAAAACGCTGGAAGCCAAGCTGGGCCGCCAGCCCAGCGAGGTCGAACTGGCCGAACACATGCAGTTGAGCGTGCCCGAACTGGAAAAGATGATCATGGACGCCAGCGCGGTGAACCTGATCAGCTTGAACAAAAAGTGGTACGAGACCGACAGCTACAAGGACGTTCGCGAGATCGACATTCTGGAGGACAAGAAGGGGGAAGACCCCACGCGCCGCATCCAGAAGACCGATCTGATGCGGCTGGTGACCAAGGGGCTCAACCGCAACGAGCGGCTCATCATCATCCTCTACTACTACGAAGAGCTGACGATGAAGGAAATTGGCGCCACGCTCGACCTGTCGGAAAGTCGCGTGAGCCAAATGCACAGCTCAATCGTGCAGCGACTGCAAAACCAACTCGGCCGCCGCCGCCCCGAGTTCGGCGGCTGATCGGCCGCGCCTCAAATCACGCAATCGCTCGCAGGCGGACCCGCAAGGGTCCGTTTGCGTTGGTGGATAGCGCGTACAGAGCCACTTTGATCAAAACAGCGGCGGCTTGCCCAACTGCCGCCGCACCACCGCCCACTGCCCGGCGTGCATCAGCCAGTGGCTGCCTTGCAACTCGAACACGGCGCCCACGCTCGGCGCGTAGGCCATGCCGGTCGGCTTGTCGAAATCGGCGTCTTGCGTCTTGGCCAGCGCGGCGAGCGTGGCTGCCCGCACCGCCTTGGCCGTCGCCAATAGCTCGGCCTTGTTGGAGAACTTCGCCGGGTCGTCGATCGTGGCGGTTTCCTTGGTGTACTTCTCCGCAAAGCCCGCCGGCAACGGCGGCATCGCGCCGGGCGCGACCGCTTCAATCATCTGCTGCTCGCTGCTGATGCAATGCCCTAGCTGCCAGTTGATGTGGTTGCAGCCAGGCGTCGGGCGGCGCAACAAGTCGGCGTCGGTCAGGTCGTCGACGTAGCCCATCGCCACTGTCTGTCCCATGTCGATCGAAAGTTTCAAGGCGTCGCGCGCGTTCATCGGGTATCTCCTCGCGTGAGAGGGCATTGCGGCCAATTGCCGAATTCTGCCCCGCGCCCGCCGTGCTGGCAAGTGGCGCGCCGCCCCGACGGTGGCCGGCGTTTTGGCGGTCGCCGCGCGTCATGGTAAAAGACTCTCAAAACATCAGGAGCCGTCATGTCGCGAGAAGTGCTACTGCAGCGCGTGCTAGACCTGGGCGTGGTCGCCATCCTCAGGGCCGATAGCGGCGCGCGACTGGCCGACGTGGCCGAGGCGCTAGTGGCCGGCGGCATCGACGTAATCGAAGTCACCTTCACCGTGCCGCAAGCGCATCGCGTGCTGGAAACCGTCGCCGCGCGGCTCGGCGCGCGCGCTCTCTTGGGCGCCGGCACCGTGCTCGACACCGAGACCGCTCGCATCGCCATCTTGTCGGGCGCCGAGTTTCTCGTCACGCCGGTGGTGCGGCCGGCGGTGATCGAACTGTGTCGCCGCTACTCCAAGCCGGTGATGCCCGGCGCCTTCACCCCGACCGAAGTGCTCACCGCTTGGGAGGCGGGCGCCGACATCGTGAAGATCTTTCCCAGCGAAGTCGTGGGCCCCGCCTATCTCAAGGCGCTCAAAGGCCCGCTGCCGCAGGTGCGCATGATGCCCACCGGCGGCGTCAGCGTGGAGAACGTGCATACCTACTTCGAGGCGGGCGCCGCGGCGGTCGGCGTCGGCGGCCTGTTGGCCAGCGCCCAACTCATCGCGGCCGGCGACCTGAAGACCATCGAGAACAACGCACGCCGTTTGGCCGAGGCCGTGCGCGCCTGCCGTGGCAAGTGACGGTGAACGATTCAATCCGAAATCAATATTCGTTAACCACCAGGGGCGCCGATTCCCATCGCCTTCACCTGCCCGTATTGCGGCAGCCAAACCGACGTCTCCGACGAGTTCATTGGCAAGACCGGCCCATGCGCCAAATGTGGGAAAAGCATCACCATCTCACGCGCCGAAGAGCCATCTATTCTGCCGCGGCTTCTAACGACAATTGGCCTCGCGCTGTTGGCCGGTGCTCTGATTGTGGCCATGGCTTACTACCTTCACTTTTTTGATTTGTTCACGGCGGGTCACGGTTGATCGCCATGATTCAACCCTCGCCCATCCAGTGCGGCAAATCCCGGCCGATCGAATGATCTGCGTGCTAATTTGACACCCGATTGCCGGAGTATAGGCTTCTAGTAGTTCGACACTTCGAAGGAACGACAAAGTGGCCAGTTCAACTCCATCATCCGCCGATAGACCGATTCAGCTCCTTTGGGACGATGGTCAGGTTGGCATCACTCCCGAGGACGAAAATCGCTTTGTCATGGCGTTGCCGACCAAGGTCGACTCCGCTCAGCAGCAGGTTGCCCTCGATCGGTTGCGAACCCAGCTTCGCTCCGACTTCTTTCCGATCGTTCACCGGTGGTGTCACAACCATGCCGAGCGCGTGCTGGCCTGCTACATGACGGCGCCGGCCGATCATTACACGATTTACGTCGTGACTCGATCCAATCGCTTTGATCTCACGTTGAGCGATGCGGTTGCCGAGTTGGACTCGCAGTTGTTCGGCGCCAATTGGCCGGTCGAAGTGCTGCAAATCCCGGCCAGCAACGACCAACAATTGCGGGCGTTCTTCGACCCGGCAAGCTCGCTCGAGATTTATCATGCCCAGCGCGGCTGAGCATCGAGAAAAGTGCGAACGACATCGCCAGTTTCTCGCCATTGTGCCCGACGAGTTTCCGGATTGGCTTGCCACGGTCGCCTTCTATATTGGTGTGGAAGCGATCGAAATGATGCTTGCCGAACGCGGCGCGCACAGCCGCGATCATCACGAGCGAAACCAGGCGGTCAAACGACAGTTTCCCAGCCTCAACGCATCTTGGCACACGCTCTACAACATGTCGTTGGATGTGCGCTATCTGACCGCCGACCACTTTCCGACCATCGGCGAAGTGCGTTCCCAGCTCATCGATCGCAAACTGGCGCATGTGCTGAGTTTCGCCCGCGCTCATAGCGCAGAGGGGAAGCGGCTGAAAGCCTGAATCTCGTCCCCAGCCGATCGGTGCAGTAGCAGTCCGCGGCCCGAATTTGCCGAACTATTCGATTTG from Pirellulales bacterium includes:
- a CDS encoding FliA/WhiG family RNA polymerase sigma factor → MTTLLAVGRIRTHVEEDIQEVWKAFKADPENEPLRNRLIEQYLPLVKYNGERIWSRLPEGVELDDLVSAGVFGLMDAIDAFDMSRGVKFETYCVPRIRGAMLDELRSMDWVPRLVRSKSSKLNEGIKTLEAKLGRQPSEVELAEHMQLSVPELEKMIMDASAVNLISLNKKWYETDSYKDVREIDILEDKKGEDPTRRIQKTDLMRLVTKGLNRNERLIIILYYYEELTMKEIGATLDLSESRVSQMHSSIVQRLQNQLGRRRPEFGG
- a CDS encoding DinB family protein, producing MNARDALKLSIDMGQTVAMGYVDDLTDADLLRRPTPGCNHINWQLGHCISSEQQMIEAVAPGAMPPLPAGFAEKYTKETATIDDPAKFSNKAELLATAKAVRAATLAALAKTQDADFDKPTGMAYAPSVGAVFELQGSHWLMHAGQWAVVRRQLGKPPLF
- the eda gene encoding bifunctional 4-hydroxy-2-oxoglutarate aldolase/2-dehydro-3-deoxy-phosphogluconate aldolase — protein: MSREVLLQRVLDLGVVAILRADSGARLADVAEALVAGGIDVIEVTFTVPQAHRVLETVAARLGARALLGAGTVLDTETARIAILSGAEFLVTPVVRPAVIELCRRYSKPVMPGAFTPTEVLTAWEAGADIVKIFPSEVVGPAYLKALKGPLPQVRMMPTGGVSVENVHTYFEAGAAAVGVGGLLASAQLIAAGDLKTIENNARRLAEAVRACRGK